TTCTGCGTTTTTGTTGGGCTCACTGGCAATACTATGGTTTGGATTTTGATCAGGtttgtttgaagttttcaaattaaaattattattatttattgaCACAGTGTGTATACTTTCGGAAGTCCGGGCAAGTTACTAGTTGGCACGCAAGACGATGTGcgtggaaaattttaattagttAGGACAGCAAGTGgaatgaaaaaggagaagTCCATTTCCGCAGTTTTCTGCTTTCATGCGGAAgattatttcaaaagaaagagagaggaGGTGTTTGAAATACcaggaaaaaatgtatgtgCACTTTTGATGGATGGTCCAAACACTGAAATGAAGCTTTCctacaaatttttgagtcTTCAAAACTgggaatattttcaattcacgGGCTCTcaggaaattttgagcttCATGACTAGGTGATaaagttttacaaaatcaGATTGCTAGAAAACAACCCTACCAGAgttatgaacaattttcaactttctttaaaattatcttCAAACGGTAAcaagaaaattacaattttttgttccaaaaattttttcaaaaacacaggTCTTCCtagttttaacatttttttccttaaaattaaaaaaaaaactgtcgcATCAGAAagcattcatttttcaatgtcaCTGAGTCATGCATCTCCAAATGTCTGTTATTCATGTCATGACGTTTTTCAttgtacctgaaaattgaatttagcGGAGACCTTTCGTGtgttatttttctctttttccgaAAAGCCATAAGCTTCGCAAATATTCAGAACAGATTTTTAGATAAGTTGAAGAGGGAGGAGGATGACGGCAGCTTcttaataaattattgaaagatTTTGAATATCCTGAACATAAAGAAATGACAACATCACCAGAATGAATactttgttttttcagaagcAACCGAATGTTGAATAAACTTCCAACGAACGTCTATCTCCTGTGCCTGGCAGCAATGTCATCAATCTTCTTGCTTTCATTACTAGTGTTTTGGATAGAAGAGGTCGCATATATCTACTTCTATGTACGTGCATGTTGTCCGATTTCGATCGACAAAATCTTCACTCTTGTCCAGTTTTCTTCCCATTTCACCCTGACtatttagcaatttttattcttcttaCTTCCGATACTTTCATTCTGGAATACTAATCAGCAATGCATAACTACACGTGGGGAAATGGGGGTGGTAAAGCAATATGAAAAGTTGATTCCTgctaaactaaaaatttagaagagataaaaagaaaagagggCAGAATCGGATGAGAGAGACAAATCGGATTTCCTTCTTGTCTTCTCCCAATTTTTAAGGGCAGAAAAGCAGAAGATTTAGAAGATAGAGATGAGCTCCGAGCGATGAAAGAAGAATTCAcactaatttttgattcttttgAACACAAATTTGGtgaataattgaaaagaaagaaTATGGTAGatatgatgaaaaaaaagagttcgGGGGAAAATTTGTTCACCGTCTAATTCACCCTTGCACTTACCGGAAATGCacgatcaattttcaaattgattctggtttttttaaacttctctATCGGAAAGTTCTAGCATGAAAATTATCCCTCTGTCTTAATTTTAATCAAGGAAAATCTGTGATTTGATCTGATCACCGCATCAcaactaaaataatttcaggacATATTCCAAGATTCATTGCTCCGAAATTCCTACTACAGTTGCATTTTCAACACGTTCTTGGCGCATGTCTGCGATTTTGCATCAGTATGGTTGATTGTGCTAGTTGGATTGGAAAGACTATTGCTACTTTACAGGAAAACAAGAGGATTAACTTgtgaaaagtgagttttttggaagttaATTTCTGCTTTAgaggattttaattttaaaaaaacggagatataagcacaaaaaataatacttaagtacaaatcgaattattattttaaaaatggacgtattttggaactttttgaataaagtacACTAttctacctgaaaatttatttttaaacttttttatacaGAGCCCGTGCCCAAGTGTTCATCCTTCTCGGCTTCGCAATGGTCTTCAATGGATGGATCCTTTTTGTTGCTGATATGGATGAAGAAGGCCAGTGTgacattaaaattgaatttgttggAATGTATCAAACTATGACTATTGTGGAAACGATCATTTGTATGCTGGTCCCATCGGTTCTAATAATTACTTGCAACTGTCTAGTTGTGAGCAAATTGAATAGCCACATCAAGTATGCATAATTATAGCTAggcctattttgaaaatctaaaattaatattttcagaaaaaatccagGATCTCCGGCAGTGTCCTTCAATACTGCGGATGTGGTGCTGACCACTCAGACATCAGCACCAAGTGCTACATTGAAAAGCTACACACGAATATCAAGCAGATTCTCAATCGATGTTGAAAAGGCaccaaagaagaaaaagaagggaaTACGATATACGGATATTCAATTGACTCGGTCACTTCTTGTTGTCACATGGGCatttattttgttaaatattccaaattatGGATACAGAATTGCCAGCATTTTATTTGGAATCTCAGAGCAggtaaattgtcaaaaaaacctttccaaatatcaaatattatatttcagtCCTCCTTGATGACTGCAATTTCTCTTGGAGCTCACGTATTTCTTTACACTCATCATGCATTCCTATTCTACCTTTACATTTTCTACTCACCACAGATGAAGCGTCGTCTGAAACCAACTGCAATGAAATTGCTCGAATGTTACTGTTTTAAGCCACCCGGTGATTATACTGATCATACTTAAAGATCTAATGTTTTTGCAACAATGATATTATGATACGGGTATTTATTTATATGGTTTTGatacataatttttatcaataataAAGTGATTAATATATTAACTCGCGTTGTATTGTTTAGTAGGAAGAATAAAGTGGAAGATAAGGAAGTAAAAGGAAAGACGGATTACCGATTTTTGATCTCATCAATCCGATAAATTTTGCTCGCCGGAGCAAACCAACCCTCATAAGACACAGTTTCAGGAGTAACATCATAATGATAATGACCGGCATCTCCATGATCACTGTAACAATGAGTATGCTCTAATCTCAAATTATGACCCGGATCATAAGAGTGCATGACGGTGGCACAGATTAATGGAGCActcatttcaaaatagttgAGCCATTTATCAACTTCCGCATTATTTTCGAATGGACAGCCTGGAAAATCTGGCATCACGTGGAGTCTAGCTTTTCCGGTTTGGATTATGAATTGACCAGCCAACGAAAcaattctgaaagtttaatATGATGTCCCAAAGGTTGATTATGTTAagtttaaagttaaaaattaaatgcttatagaaaaatattcttaTATTTAACTTTCTTTAACTTTTAACTtactttttcccaaaatgCTCTTGAAGTCCATCTCTAATACAATTGGTCAAGTTTTTCTCTCCCTTTCTTACGGATGCTTTGAAATGAACTGAAATGTGATTGACCATTAAAACAAAACAGCTAATTTGTAGATATAAACTTACCAACAGTGGATGACTTATCAGCATCTGATAATGCTAAATTGGCCATCAAACTGAACTTTGGTTCATCGATGATTCGTTGAACATAACGTTTGTCGGAGTTTGAATTGATCTCAGCGATCCTTGTTCCAACTTCaccagtttttaaatttacatcaGCTACCATCTCACAGTTCTGGCCTACAATAGGCCATGGGCCAGCCCCTGGACCAAACACTGCTGCTTCTGGATGCTCACacacttttccaatttttggaatatcaaACTGATGGTCGATGTGAAAGCCTGGATACAAATTTCCAGGCCCACCTACTTCAGCGATACGGAGATTATGGCCAAATCCAgatgatttttgattgaatgGGGGCTTCGATAAATCTATGAAAGCACATaagtcttaaaatttttgaattgaacaatCTCACCCGGGCAGTCGACAATATTTACTTCGACATTCTCAAAGTTCGATAACAGAGAAGTTtggaaaacctgaaatttgagtttgtGGGGAAGTTTCTACTATGCCTTTACTGTACTCTTTTTGATCAATGTTTGTTTCCCTAAAGTATAAGGTATTTCAAAGTGAAAGTAGATCATGTAAAATATCCGCTTTAATTCTTACCATTTTCAGTTCTTCCAGGCTAGGAACATGATTATCGATCACGACCgacaaattttctgaacaatcCGGCATAGTATAATATTTTTACGAAGGGGAATGACACTTAACAGAATGTAGTAATTGGGAGGAATGATAGAAgcaaacaaaatattgatatGTTCTAAAAGGGAAAATATGATAGGGAAAGAGACGTAAACACATCAAGAAATTTATGTTGGGAAGATAGAGGTCAACATCATTCCGATTCTTCTGCCACTAATATAACTATTTTCTGTTGTTTATtgtataaaagaaaaattggttttaaaaatggaaaactccAAAAGCAGCTTCTCTTGTATCTCATTCTCAAAGCAAAGTAATGCATTTCGTTATAGAGATTTTAACTCATTTGCATCATTCAtctcaatattttgttttatttcttctttGGTTGCATGATAGGCATCACAAAGAATTTTAATACCTTCAagtgtattgaaaaaaatcttaagtTACGATGCTACCTGAAGGGAAAGCTATCACAATCATTATATACAgtttacatttatttttaaacaatattcaTTATGATGTCCGAATTCGTCATTTGGTATCATCATGCCGTGGTTTTGTTGGAAGATGGTATCTGTGCTGATGAATTCATGTCTTTCTTTCTTGTCACAATATTCCAAGTCCGTGTGAtcatttctggaaattcttgTGTTCAATAAAGTTATTAAACAAATGAACAAACTTTTGACAGCgtttctgtaattttgaacaatGAAAAGTGTGGGTAGAGGATCCACCACTGGGTATATTGCAATGGAATAACTTATGAATAGGCTTGCACTTCCGACGTCAAGTTGAATTAAAGTACAGAAAAGAACTACTGTACTTGGAATGTACATGAGAAGAAATGGAATTGCTGATTGAACTACTAATGCATAGAACAGTTGTTTTTGAATCGACTTGGTTTGTTTCGAATTTGAGGAAACCTCTAGtccttttgttattttcttatAGCACCCATAACCACAGATGAATACTGTGACGGCAGATGACATCTGTAAAATTAtggattggaaaaaaataatgtaaatTCCAATAATTTACAATTAAAAGCCAGACAATCGCCATCGCCCAGAAGGCTGTCCAATCCATGTCGTGAATGCCATTTTTGTCTTCCATATAGTAATATGGTCCCACGTAAACAACATCGTCCACGTTgatatccaaattttccattaatgtttttcgaataaattctGTATATTCGGGCGATTCGCGGAATACTGCATAATACGTTACAAGCCAAACAACTCCGTAGATTTGTGGTACCGTCAACCAAAAAATGATCCTAGCACCATCGAataactttttcgattttctaaaataacaAACTTTGTTAACTTCACTTGCATTTACTCAGCGGTAGAACTTACGGAAACAAGGTAGCATAAcggtataaaaaatgtaaagcAAAAACATTCATCGAGACACCGTACATTGCGCACATGAGACAATCCAGAATGGAGCAAATTTCTCGACTGAATATCGAATTGTGAACGTCAACAATTACAATAACTCTAGTGGTAAATGAGTGAAGCAGCTGCAATTGTTTTTTAGtccacatttttctatttgttaAATACCGGTTCAGTTACAATAGCACTGCATGAGAAAAGTATCTCGTAGATGGAAACATAGATCATAAGATATTTGTAGTTCCCTATCTTTTTCGAGGACTTTGTTAAGATGagatatatcaaaaatatattcaaaggGTTTGCAATGCACGTTCCCACAAACTGGGCAGTTTTAAGGAACGAGTTGAATACAGTAAGATCCATTTCAGGCAACGGAGATCACAAGAACGACAGATAAGAGATAATGAGCCTCGAGTCTAGTTTTTACGATTTTATATAGTTGGAACTCCCAAGCGGCTTCTACGTGAGCCATGTTATTGGTATCGCACGGGATGTAATACCGATAAATAATTAGCGAATTCCCAGAATGGTTTAAATGAGGAGGCGGTGTGAAACAGAACTTTATATTACGGTAACTGTACGAATGTATAAACAGTTAATAATTGTGAACACACCGACTTCAATAAAGTTGGAAGATCAGAGCACAACAATTCACAATATTTTCTTTCTCCCAAATTAAACCCAAACGAAAACATGTTCCtcgaaattcaactttttatactttaatgtTTTCTTCTTGCACTTTGATATATCATTGCAATCCcttatttttttagtaatcATCTTAAATTTTCCACGTGATTGCTGACGATAGCATTTTCAACATAATTTCCTCTGGGGATATcgatacatttcaaaatttttttgaaatgctattaaaagtttcactatgatatttggaaatttcagaattataggagttaatttaaataatttctctATTCTTTCCATCTTTAAATGTAGACGACGAGACTAGAAATCGACTTTTAGTTAATGAAGAAATATCAtcgaaaatgt
This is a stretch of genomic DNA from Caenorhabditis elegans chromosome V. It encodes these proteins:
- the sphr-1 gene encoding G-protein coupled receptors family 1 profile domain-containing protein (Confirmed by transcript evidence), with protein sequence MSSAAQLLLDSAVRDDDDPIFLYHHLNASLEAAKDAVNATSVKQILEAQTHYLFNDTIFGPSPAMESTPGRSLIQNLYYFYMPFCVFVGLTGNTMVWILIRSNRMLNKLPTNVYLLCLAAMSSIFLLSLLVFWIEEVAYIYFYDIFQDSLLRNSYYSCIFNTFLAHVCDFASVWLIVLVGLERLLLLYRKTRGLTCEKARAQVFILLGFAMVFNGWILFVADMDEEGQCDIKIEFVGMYQTMTIVETIICMLVPSVLIITCNCLVVSKLNSHIKKNPGSPAVSFNTADVVLTTQTSAPSATLKSYTRISSRFSIDVEKAPKKKKKGIRYTDIQLTRSLLVVTWAFILLNIPNYGYRIASILFGISEQSSLMTAISLGAHVFLYTHHAFLFYLYIFYSPQMKRRLKPTAMKLLECYCFKPPGDYTDHT
- the C24B5.4 gene encoding DUF1907 domain-containing protein (Confirmed by transcript evidence), with translation MPDCSENLSVVIDNHVPSLEELKMVFQTSLLSNFENVEVNIVDCPDLSKPPFNQKSSGFGHNLRIAEVGGPGNLYPGFHIDHQFDIPKIGKVCEHPEAAVFGPGAGPWPIVGQNCEMVADVNLKTGEVGTRIAEINSNSDKRYVQRIIDEPKFSLMANLALSDADKSSTVVHFKASVRKGEKNLTNCIRDGLQEHFGKKIVSLAGQFIIQTGKARLHVMPDFPGCPFENNAEVDKWLNYFEMSAPLICATVMHSYDPGHNLRLEHTHCYSDHGDAGHYHYDVTPETVSYEGWFAPASKIYRIDEIKNR
- the str-177 gene encoding Serpentine receptor class r-10 (Partially confirmed by transcript evidence); translated protein: MDLTVFNSFLKTAQFVGTCIANPLNIFLIYLILTKSSKKIGNYKYLMIYVSIYEILFSCSAIVTEPLLHSFTTRVIVIVDVHNSIFSREICSILDCLMCAMYGVSMNVFALHFLYRYATLFPKSKKLFDGARIIFWLTVPQIYGVVWLVTYYAVFRESPEYTEFIRKTLMENLDINVDDVVYVGPYYYMEDKNGIHDMDWTAFWAMAIVWLLIMSSAVTVFICGYGCYKKITKGLEVSSNSKQTKSIQKQLFYALVVQSAIPFLLMYIPSTVVLFCTLIQLDVGSASLFISYSIAIYPVVDPLPTLFIVQNYRNAVKKMITRTWNIVTRKKDMNSSAQIPSSNKTTA